The following coding sequences lie in one Cronobacter universalis NCTC 9529 genomic window:
- the argP gene encoding DNA-binding transcriptional regulator ArgP, which produces MKRPDYRTLQALDAVIRERGFERAAQKLCITQSAVSQRIKQLENTFGQPLLVRTVPPRPTEQGQKLLALLRQVELLEEEWLGDEQTGSTPLLLSLAVNADSLATWLLPALAPVLADSPVRLNLQVEDETRTQERLRRGEVVGAVSIQPQALPSCLVDQLGALDYLFVASKPFADRYFPNGVTRASLLKAPAVAFDHLDDMHQAFLQQNFDLPPGSVPCHIVNSSEAFVQLARQGTTCCMIPHLQIEKELQSGELIDLTPGLYQRRMLFWHRFAPESRMMRKVTDALLDYGRKVLRQD; this is translated from the coding sequence ATGAAACGCCCGGACTACCGAACACTACAGGCGCTGGATGCGGTGATAAGAGAGCGCGGGTTTGAGCGCGCCGCACAAAAGCTGTGTATTACGCAGTCCGCCGTGTCACAACGAATTAAACAGCTGGAAAACACCTTTGGCCAGCCGCTGCTGGTGCGCACCGTGCCGCCGCGCCCGACCGAGCAGGGGCAAAAACTGCTGGCCCTGCTGCGCCAGGTCGAGCTGCTGGAAGAAGAGTGGCTGGGCGATGAGCAGACCGGCTCGACGCCATTGCTGTTGTCGCTCGCGGTCAACGCCGACAGTCTCGCGACCTGGCTTTTGCCCGCGCTGGCGCCCGTGCTGGCGGATTCGCCGGTACGCCTCAATTTGCAGGTGGAAGATGAAACCCGCACTCAGGAGCGGCTGCGCCGCGGCGAAGTGGTGGGCGCGGTGAGTATTCAGCCTCAGGCGCTGCCGAGCTGTCTTGTCGATCAACTGGGCGCGCTGGACTATCTCTTCGTCGCCTCGAAACCTTTTGCCGATCGCTACTTCCCGAACGGCGTAACGCGCGCGTCGCTCCTGAAAGCGCCCGCCGTCGCGTTCGACCATCTGGATGATATGCATCAGGCGTTTTTACAGCAGAATTTCGATCTGCCGCCGGGCAGCGTGCCCTGCCACATCGTTAACTCGTCGGAAGCCTTCGTACAGCTGGCGCGCCAGGGCACGACCTGCTGTATGATCCCGCATCTGCAGATTGAAAAAGAGCTGCAAAGCGGCGAGCTTATCGACCTGACACCCGGGCTTTACCAGCGCCGGATGCTCTTCTGGCACCGCTTCGCGCCGGAGAGCCGTATGATGCGCAAGGTCACCGACGCGCTGCTGGATTACGGACGCAAAGTGCTGCGTCAGGATTAA
- a CDS encoding oxidative stress defense protein: MKFKVMALAAMIGFGATSVQANELPNGPHIVTSGTASVDAVPDIATLSIEVNVSAKDAASAKKQADDRVAQYLTYLQNNGVEKKDVNAANLRTQPEYEYLKDGKTQLKGYRAVRTVDVTLRKLDKLNELLDGALKAGLNEIRSVSLGVAHPDEYKDKARKAAIDDAVRQAQQLASGFNSKLGPVYSVRYHVSNYQPTPMMRMMKAEAAAPASAQDTYDQQTIQFDDQVDVVFELQPSQAQSGTASQGTAPAATNAPSQQQ, from the coding sequence GTGAAGTTTAAAGTGATGGCCCTTGCGGCAATGATTGGTTTTGGCGCGACGTCCGTTCAGGCGAATGAACTGCCCAACGGCCCGCATATTGTCACCTCCGGCACGGCGAGCGTGGATGCGGTACCGGATATCGCGACGCTGTCTATTGAGGTCAACGTCTCCGCGAAAGACGCGGCATCCGCGAAAAAACAGGCGGACGATCGCGTGGCGCAGTACCTGACCTACCTGCAGAACAACGGCGTGGAGAAAAAAGACGTTAACGCCGCCAACCTGCGCACCCAGCCGGAATATGAGTATCTCAAGGATGGCAAAACCCAGCTGAAAGGCTATCGCGCGGTACGCACCGTCGACGTGACGTTGCGCAAGCTCGATAAACTGAACGAGCTGCTGGATGGCGCGCTCAAAGCGGGCCTGAATGAGATCCGCTCCGTCTCTTTAGGCGTGGCGCACCCGGATGAATATAAAGATAAAGCGCGTAAGGCGGCCATCGACGACGCGGTGCGTCAGGCGCAGCAACTGGCGAGCGGCTTTAACAGCAAACTTGGCCCGGTTTACAGCGTGCGCTACCACGTTTCTAACTACCAGCCGACCCCGATGATGCGCATGATGAAAGCCGAAGCGGCGGCGCCAGCTTCCGCGCAGGACACCTACGATCAGCAGACGATCCAGTTCGACGATCAGGTGGATGTGGTGTTTGAACTCCAGCCTTCCCAGGCCCAGAGCGGTACGGCGAGCCAGGGAACTGCGCCGGCGGCGACCAACGCGCCATCACAGCAGCAGTAA